The Sulfurimonas sp. genome includes the window GAACCACAACCGATATCTCTAGCATCTACATTTGCTATTGGAGTAATTTCTGCTGCTGTTCCGGTTAAAAAAGCTTCATCTGCAACATATACTTCTTCTCTTGTAATTCTTCTACGAGTTACTTTAATACCAAAATCTTCAGCCATTTCTATAACCATTTTTTGAGTTATAGATGCTAAAGAGTTATCATTTGGAGGAGTTATTAACTCACCATTTTTTACCATGAAAAAACATGCACCCGAAGCTTCTGCTACATAACCTTGGTCATCTAAAAGAAGTGCTTCATCATATCCACAATCAATAGCTTCAAATTTAGCCATTTGAGAGTTTAAATAATTAGCAGATGCTTTTGCTTTACCCATATTTGAAGTATTAGCTGGGCGAGTCATAGATGCTATTTTAAGTCTTATTCCATTTTTAAGCCCATCTTCACCGAGATAAGCACCCCATTCCCAAGCTGACATAACAGTTTCAACAGGAGCATCTTTATGATAAACACCCATAACTCCATAACCTAAGAATGCAAAAGGTCTAATGTAAACATTATCTCCTACAAATTCATTCTTTTTTATTAGTTCTATTTGAACTTTATTCATCTCCTCAACTGTGTAAGGGATATCAATAAGAGTCATTTTTGCTGACTCTTTTAATCTTCTAGTATGCTCATTTAAACGAAAAATTGCATACCCTTTTTTAGTCTTGTAAGCTTTAGTACCTTCTATTACACCATTTCCATAGTGTAGCGTGTGGGAAAGTACATGTATCTTGGCATCTTGCCAAGCTACAAATTCTCCATTCATCCAAATATATTTGGCTGCATCCATTAAAATCTCCAATTAAGTGTTGCTTTATTAAGTCATTGCTATTTTATCCAAATTGATGTTTATTATTTATTAGTAATAGTTTATCTTTAAGTATTTTTTCATATAATATGAATTATAAATCCACTTAATGAAAAGGGGCAAATTTTGTCACAAAATCCAAACAAAACATTAGATGAAATTCTTAAGCAAAGAGAAGACAGACAAGCTATTGTTTCAACTGAAGAAGCCTTAGAGGTTGAAAAACAAGAAGCTATTTGGGCTGATGAAGCAAACCAAGAAACTCATCTTTTCAATGAGGTAGAAGATGAATCTCCAACTAAAATATTTGAAGCACTACCTGCTAATCATGTTTATGCAAAATATGAAGATATTGATAAAGACTTACTTCAAAAAGATATAGAACAAATTAAAGAAAAACTCGGTCCAGTATCTGAAAAAGACTTTCAACATCTACTCAAACTTGAGCGATGGTCAAGAGGTGCTACATTTGCTGGTTTCTTTATGATATATCTAGTAACTGCTTTAGAAGTTTCTATAGGACTTGGTGCATTTGCTTTTTGGACATTAGGTATTATTGCTGCAACTCTTGTAGGTGTTGGAAATGTTACAAGATGGGCTGATGTAACTCATCCTATCTTGCATGGTGCTTATGATAAGGTTCCAAACATTCCATTAAAGTATAAGAAAAAAGGGTATGCTAGGGGTACTAGAAGATATATCGACTGGCTTGACTGGATAAAACCAGATGCTTGGGAGTATGAGCATAACATTATGCATCACTATCATTTAGGCGAAGCTGATGATCCTGATAATGTTGAAAGTAATCTTCAATGGCTTATAAATTTTCCTGCTCCTTACTGGTCTAAAAAAATTATTGTTTATGCTTTTGCCTGTGTTTGGAAGCCTGTTTATTATGCTCCAAATACTATGAGAATTTTGGATAATAAAGAAAGACGAATAAACAAGCAACCTGAAACTACAGACTATAACTATCTACCATTCTCTGAAACTGGCATAAAACTTTGGAAAGATTTTTATTTACCTTATGGATTATTTCAATTTGTTGCTATGCCACTTCTATTTTTACCACTTGGTTGGGGAGCAGTTCTAAGTGCTTTAATCATTTTAGTTATGGCAGAAGTATATGCAAATCTACACTCATTTTTAGTGATTGTACCTAATCACTCGGCTGGAGATATTTATCAATTTTCTCAGCCTCACAAGTCTCAAGGAGAGTTCTATCTTAGACAAATTATGGGAAGTGTTAATTACAATACAGGAACTGATTTAATAGACTTTTCACATGGCTTTTTAAATTATCAAATTGAGCATCACTTATTTCCAAACACTCCTCAATCCTACCAACAAAAAATGCAACCTCTTGTAAAAGAAATCTGTTTAAAGCATAATATCGAGTATAGACAAGACAGCGTTTGGAAGAGAATAGGCATGACCATTGATTTAATGGTCGGAAAAGATAAAGTATTGAGAGTTGAGGGAATTTAAAACCCTCAATACTCTTTTAAGACATTGTTTATTTGAACATATGCTTGAATTGGTGTAGTTTCAAAATACTTAATATTATGTTTTTTTGCAAAATCTCTTGTCATATCCTGTACTTTTAAAAGATTGAACCTTGGTGCTTTTGGAAATAGATGATGTTCGATTTGAGTATTTAATCCACCATAGAACCAATGAACAAATTTTCCACCAATCAATGAACGAGATGTTCTCATCTGAAGTTCCATCCATGAAAGTAACTCACTCTCTTCTTTTTCAAAAACTTCACACCCTAAGTGGTTAGTAATAAATCCAAATGCAAGCCAACCGGACAAAACAAGATATAAAGTGATAAAAATAGTAATAGCACTAGCAAATGGCATAAAATAAAATATAGGTCCCCATATAATTGGCCAATGAAGAAGCATCATTGAAAGTTCACCATATTTTTTTCTCTTAATTGCAAAGCTGTATGATTGAGTTATAAAAGCAGGATACATAAAAAACATTGCTCCCCAAAAAATAAGATATTTAATACTTCTTAAAAATTTGCTATTACCTTTTTGTTTTGTTGTAAAAGCACCATCCATAGCAAGTATATCTTCATCTTTATCAGGAACATTACACCAAGTATGGTGATTGACATTATGTTTAAAATCCCACCAAGAAGATGAATTACTTAAAATAAAAGCAGAGAATGGATAACTAAGCTTGAAGGACAGTGTTTTATTTTTAAAATATTGAGTATGTAAAATATCATGAGAAATAAACACCGCACGAGTAAATATAATAGTAAGAAATATTCCTAAAAAGAAAGCATGGAATGCCCCTAAAGCCATTTCTTGCCAATTTATCACAATTGTGTAAAATATCGCCATTGATAGTATTGTTGCTATCATTTCAATTGAACCACGAACTGGAATACGCTCTAAAAGACCAGCTGCTCGAACTTCATCTTTTAACTCTTTGAAAATATCAGGATATATTGACACAGACATACTCACACCTTTAAATACAAATTTTTAGCACCCATTATATCCAGAAAATTAAATAATTATACTGATATATGTCAAAACAAAGCCCATGTAGAAATGAGCTTTAAGTCTTACCAGTGAACCTCAGCAGTAAGCATCGCAGAAGTCCAGTCTTTTGAATCTGAATTTTTTAAGTCATAAGTTTGACCTGAAAGAAACCATTTAACATTTTTGTTTTGTTGCCAAGCTAAACCATATATAGCGTTATACTCGGTTGAAGTAATATCATTGCTTAGTGTGTCTTTATTTTCCCAGTTATCATAACGACCAACTAAAGAAAACTGCTTTTTCTCACCAAAACGCAAAGTAGTATTTATAGAATAACCTTGACCATTCCAGTCAGTTGTGCTATCAACACGGTCATTGTCAGATTTAATATATTGAGCAGCTATTAAAAATGATGGCATATTATATACCGCGTGTAGACCATAAAACTTATAATCAGCAGTCTTACCAGATGCATCTGCATTATGAGAGTTTTGCATATTATATTGACCAAAAAATGAAGCATCTGCATAACTGTCTTTTGTAGGTTTTCTCTTTTTTGTACCATTTCCTAAAATAGATGCTGTTAATCTCCACTCAGCTGAAACACCATCGCCAATTTCTTCATCATTAGCTCCACCATTATCATTTGATCCATGGTAACCTTCACCATTAAATATACCTAGCTCAGATGTAAAATAATCAGTTTTTGTTTTAAAATTAAAACCTAAATCAGCAGAATTCGTTAGATGTCCAGCTTCACTCGCTTCTACAAAAACTTTAGAAATAGAACGCATCCCCCAACCTTGATGCTCTTCATAATCGATCCAAGGTCTGTGAACCATACCAAACTCAACACCTGTAAAAGGTAAAACATCATTTAAATAAAGGTACGCATATTTAACATAAACATTTGAATGACCTTCACCTTTAGCTGTTTTATTTGTATAAGTTGCATCTAAAGTCACACGAAGGTAACTTTTAGGGTCCTCTAATAAGTACGCTTTAACTTGAAAGTAGTTTCGACGCATTTCAAAGTTATTTGTGCTATCACCTTCTTTCATATTTTTGTTTACAAAGCCTAAGTAATGCGTCCCGTTAAACTTTAATTTTGAAGCTTTTGCAGAAACTTTTGTACTAGAACTTTTTAGCTCTACTCGACCTTCCCCTGCCGTTGTAAAAACTTGTCCATCTTTGTCAGAATATAACTTAATATCACCTGCAATTGCACCTACTGTACCAATTGTTAATGCAGCAAATGCTGATAAAACGATTTTTTTCATTTTAGATTCCTTTTTTTTTGTTATGCTATTATACAAAATATATATTATATTATTATTATAAGGATAGTTATGCGTTATGCAGATTTTGACAAAGCTCTGGAGAATTTAAACATAGTAACACGCATGACACAGAATGAACTTAAAAATCAATATCTAAGATTATCAAAAAAGTATCATCCTGACATGCAAAAGGGAAATGATAAAAAGTTTAAAGAGATAAATGAAGCATATAAAACTATACAAATATATATGAAAAATTTTAGATTTTCTCTAGATGAAGAAGAGTTTAATAGACAAAATCCTTTGGCAAATAGACCTGATGATTGGTTTAAAAGTTTTAACTCCTAAAGATACAAGAACCATAATTATTTAATATTATTAGTTGCCTAGTCATATTATAAAAGAGCAGGAAAAGATGCACCCGCTCTATTGATGAACTGAATGCAACTGCCACACTAAGTATTTTATTTAACATTTTCGTACCTTTTTGTTTTAAGATTCGAAAGTATAAAATTACTTCTTAAGTGAAAACTTAAATCTTTTCTCCATAGCTATCGCTTCATCTCTTCCATAAACTATTATTTCTTTGTCTATCTCTATCTTTTTTGAACTTATTTTATCAGGATAATCAACAAAGTTTAAGATATGTTTAATGCAGTTTACTCTAGCTTTTTTCTTGTTGTCACTTTTCACAATTGTCCAAGGCGCTGCTTCTGTATGAGTTGCACTTAACATCATAAACTTAGCAAGTGAATACTCATTCCAAAGCCTTTGTGACTCTTTATCAACAGGAGATAATTTATACTGCTTTAGTGGGTCTGTTTC containing:
- a CDS encoding branched-chain amino acid transaminase, producing the protein MDAAKYIWMNGEFVAWQDAKIHVLSHTLHYGNGVIEGTKAYKTKKGYAIFRLNEHTRRLKESAKMTLIDIPYTVEEMNKVQIELIKKNEFVGDNVYIRPFAFLGYGVMGVYHKDAPVETVMSAWEWGAYLGEDGLKNGIRLKIASMTRPANTSNMGKAKASANYLNSQMAKFEAIDCGYDEALLLDDQGYVAEASGACFFMVKNGELITPPNDNSLASITQKMVIEMAEDFGIKVTRRRITREEVYVADEAFLTGTAAEITPIANVDARDIGCGSRGEMTEKIQSTYFDIVFGRNTKYEHYLTYID
- a CDS encoding DnaJ domain-containing protein gives rise to the protein MRYADFDKALENLNIVTRMTQNELKNQYLRLSKKYHPDMQKGNDKKFKEINEAYKTIQIYMKNFRFSLDEEEFNRQNPLANRPDDWFKSFNS
- a CDS encoding fatty acid desaturase family protein, encoding MSQNPNKTLDEILKQREDRQAIVSTEEALEVEKQEAIWADEANQETHLFNEVEDESPTKIFEALPANHVYAKYEDIDKDLLQKDIEQIKEKLGPVSEKDFQHLLKLERWSRGATFAGFFMIYLVTALEVSIGLGAFAFWTLGIIAATLVGVGNVTRWADVTHPILHGAYDKVPNIPLKYKKKGYARGTRRYIDWLDWIKPDAWEYEHNIMHHYHLGEADDPDNVESNLQWLINFPAPYWSKKIIVYAFACVWKPVYYAPNTMRILDNKERRINKQPETTDYNYLPFSETGIKLWKDFYLPYGLFQFVAMPLLFLPLGWGAVLSALIILVMAEVYANLHSFLVIVPNHSAGDIYQFSQPHKSQGEFYLRQIMGSVNYNTGTDLIDFSHGFLNYQIEHHLFPNTPQSYQQKMQPLVKEICLKHNIEYRQDSVWKRIGMTIDLMVGKDKVLRVEGI
- a CDS encoding acyl-CoA desaturase, whose translation is MSVSIYPDIFKELKDEVRAAGLLERIPVRGSIEMIATILSMAIFYTIVINWQEMALGAFHAFFLGIFLTIIFTRAVFISHDILHTQYFKNKTLSFKLSYPFSAFILSNSSSWWDFKHNVNHHTWCNVPDKDEDILAMDGAFTTKQKGNSKFLRSIKYLIFWGAMFFMYPAFITQSYSFAIKRKKYGELSMMLLHWPIIWGPIFYFMPFASAITIFITLYLVLSGWLAFGFITNHLGCEVFEKEESELLSWMELQMRTSRSLIGGKFVHWFYGGLNTQIEHHLFPKAPRFNLLKVQDMTRDFAKKHNIKYFETTPIQAYVQINNVLKEY